A region of Paenibacillus sp. 37 DNA encodes the following proteins:
- the argF gene encoding ornithine carbamoyltransferase, producing the protein MTAQQTEKIQKIDLRGRDFIEFTDYTAEEIRYLLDLAIEIKGKQKSGVPFQPLKGKTIGLIFEKSSTRTRVSFEVGMFQLGGHALFLSKNDIQLGRGETTHDTAKVLSRYLDGIMIRTFGHHNVTELAEHADVPVINGLSDAAHPCQVLADFQTVLEHKGKLAGLKMAYIGDGNNMAHSLMLGAAKMGMHVAVATPEGYEPDSAVVEQARIIAQESGSEVTVTYSAQEAAKDADIVYTDVWASMGFEEEQKIREQAFAAYQVDEELMKGAKPDYMFLHCLPAHRGEEVSAGVIDGPNSLIFDQAENRLHAQKALMAALMSE; encoded by the coding sequence ATGACAGCACAACAGACGGAAAAGATTCAGAAGATTGATCTGAGAGGCCGGGATTTTATCGAATTCACGGACTACACGGCAGAGGAGATTCGTTATCTGCTTGATCTCGCGATTGAGATTAAAGGCAAGCAAAAAAGCGGTGTACCGTTTCAACCGTTGAAAGGCAAAACGATCGGACTTATTTTTGAAAAATCATCCACACGTACGCGTGTATCCTTTGAAGTGGGCATGTTCCAATTGGGTGGGCACGCGCTCTTCCTGAGCAAAAATGATATCCAGCTAGGGCGCGGGGAAACAACACATGATACAGCCAAAGTATTGTCCCGCTACCTGGACGGCATCATGATCCGTACCTTTGGACACCATAATGTAACTGAACTGGCAGAGCATGCTGATGTTCCAGTCATTAACGGCCTGAGCGATGCAGCGCATCCTTGTCAGGTACTGGCAGACTTCCAAACGGTGCTGGAACACAAAGGCAAGCTCGCAGGTCTGAAAATGGCCTACATCGGAGATGGCAACAATATGGCGCACTCCCTGATGCTCGGTGCAGCGAAGATGGGTATGCATGTTGCTGTAGCAACGCCAGAAGGTTATGAGCCGGATAGCGCAGTTGTGGAGCAGGCGCGCATTATCGCACAGGAGAGCGGTTCTGAAGTAACTGTAACGTACAGTGCACAGGAAGCTGCGAAAGATGCAGATATCGTGTATACGGATGTATGGGCGAGCATGGGCTTTGAGGAAGAGCAGAAGATTCGTGAGCAGGCATTTGCGGCATACCAAGTGGACGAGGAACTGATGAAAGGCGCGAAGCCGGACTACATGTTCCTGCATTGTCTGCCAGCACACCGCGGCGAAGAAGTGAGTGCCGGAGTAATTGACGGACCGAACTCCCTGATCTTTGATCAGGCG
- a CDS encoding aspartate aminotransferase family protein, with product MAKGNEQPGSGTAVAGATATSAAAQTESSLFQTYARYPISLVKGKGSWLWDDQGNRYLDFMCGLAVTSLGHAPEKVGAKLKAQIDELWHVSNLFQIPGQEKAAALLTANTCADAVFFCNSGAEANEAAIKVARRYHQKVKGTDRYEVITFAQSFHGRTLATLTATGQDKVKEGFLPLPAGFVTVPLHDIPALEAAIGPNTAAIMLEMVQAEGGVYPVEPEFVKHVRKLCDEHGLLLIVDEVQTGMGRTGKLFAHEHYGIEPDVFTVAKGIGSGFPVGAMLGKGFLRDAFTPGSHATTFGGTPLASSVVIATIETMLEDRLPERAAEMGEYLMSSLRNRLAGNSFVKEVRGMGLLVGIECAEPVGDIVLAGQKRGILFVSAGPNVIRLLPNLYVSKEEIDEAVSLVATLIEEHVAAKA from the coding sequence ATGGCAAAAGGCAACGAACAGCCAGGTTCTGGCACAGCGGTAGCGGGCGCAACAGCAACAAGTGCAGCGGCACAGACGGAAAGCTCGCTTTTCCAAACGTATGCACGTTATCCAATCAGTCTGGTCAAAGGTAAAGGCAGCTGGCTGTGGGATGATCAGGGCAACCGTTATCTCGATTTCATGTGCGGACTCGCTGTAACTAGCCTGGGCCATGCACCGGAGAAAGTTGGAGCCAAGCTGAAAGCTCAGATTGATGAGTTGTGGCATGTGTCCAACCTGTTCCAGATTCCGGGCCAGGAGAAGGCAGCAGCATTGTTGACAGCCAATACATGCGCTGACGCAGTGTTCTTCTGTAACAGTGGTGCCGAAGCGAACGAAGCAGCTATCAAAGTTGCGCGTCGTTATCACCAGAAGGTGAAAGGCACAGATCGTTATGAAGTGATCACATTTGCCCAGTCCTTCCATGGACGGACACTCGCTACACTGACAGCAACCGGACAAGATAAGGTGAAAGAAGGATTTTTGCCATTGCCAGCCGGATTTGTAACCGTACCTTTGCATGATATCCCTGCCCTTGAAGCGGCAATTGGACCCAACACAGCAGCTATTATGCTGGAAATGGTTCAGGCCGAGGGTGGTGTATATCCCGTTGAACCAGAATTCGTCAAACATGTACGGAAATTGTGTGACGAGCATGGATTGTTGCTCATTGTTGATGAAGTCCAAACAGGAATGGGACGTACAGGCAAACTGTTCGCACACGAACATTATGGTATTGAGCCGGATGTGTTCACCGTTGCCAAAGGTATTGGTAGTGGTTTCCCTGTAGGGGCGATGCTGGGTAAAGGCTTCCTGCGGGATGCGTTCACGCCAGGTAGCCATGCGACAACATTTGGAGGAACACCACTAGCTTCATCCGTTGTGATTGCAACCATCGAAACGATGCTGGAAGATCGTTTGCCAGAACGTGCAGCGGAGATGGGCGAATACCTGATGAGCTCCCTGCGAAATCGTTTGGCAGGCAATTCCTTTGTGAAGGAAGTACGTGGCATGGGATTGCTCGTCGGTATTGAATGTGCTGAGCCGGTAGGTGATATTGTACTTGCTGGGCAAAAACGCGGTATTTTGTTCGTCTCTGCAGGACCAAATGTGATTCGTTTGCTTCCGAACCTGTATGTGAGCAAAGAAGAGATCGACGAGGCCGTATCGCTGGTAGCCACACTGATTGAAGAGCACGTAGCGGCGAAAGCCTAA
- the argB gene encoding acetylglutamate kinase codes for MPNNSTATEASTEKQMFVMKCGGSTLAALPESFFADLRDLQSQGTQPVIVHGGGPAISDNLAKLGIETEFVNGLRKTTEPVLDVVEMVLAGSINKQIVRLIQRVGGRALGLSGVDGGLIQAKPVKNHAEIGWVGDVTGVNAEIIQGIVNMGYMPVIAPVGVDATGQRYNINADTAAGAVASHLGVSRMIVVTDVPGIMKNVGGEKKVLPSVSVQEIEDMIQTGEIYGGMIPKVRAAIACIHGQVREVIIVDGSEPQILSRVLGGEIIGTKIIRMQ; via the coding sequence ATGCCAAACAACAGTACCGCAACGGAAGCGAGCACAGAGAAACAGATGTTTGTCATGAAATGTGGAGGCAGCACGCTGGCGGCATTGCCAGAGTCCTTCTTTGCGGATCTGCGTGATTTGCAATCTCAGGGCACGCAGCCAGTAATCGTGCATGGCGGAGGTCCTGCGATCTCGGATAACTTGGCGAAGCTTGGTATCGAAACTGAATTCGTTAATGGCCTGCGCAAAACAACTGAACCTGTGCTGGACGTAGTGGAGATGGTGCTTGCGGGCAGTATCAACAAACAGATCGTGCGCCTGATCCAACGTGTGGGCGGTCGTGCACTAGGCTTGTCTGGCGTGGACGGTGGCCTGATTCAGGCTAAACCTGTTAAAAACCACGCAGAGATCGGTTGGGTAGGCGATGTCACGGGTGTGAACGCAGAAATTATCCAAGGCATCGTGAACATGGGTTACATGCCGGTTATCGCGCCAGTTGGTGTGGATGCCACCGGACAACGCTACAACATCAACGCAGATACAGCTGCGGGTGCTGTGGCGTCTCATCTTGGCGTAAGTCGGATGATTGTCGTGACCGACGTTCCTGGCATCATGAAGAACGTAGGCGGCGAGAAAAAAGTACTGCCATCCGTATCTGTACAAGAGATCGAGGATATGATCCAAACCGGAGAAATCTATGGCGGCATGATTCCCAAAGTGCGTGCAGCAATCGCATGTATTCATGGTCAAGTACGTGAGGTCATCATCGTAGACGGAAGCGAACCACAGATCCTGAGCCGAGTGCTTGGTGGAGAAATCATCGGAACAAAAATTATCCGTATGCAATAA
- the argJ gene encoding bifunctional glutamate N-acetyltransferase/amino-acid acetyltransferase ArgJ: MGTNVEQQSFTVVENGTIVTPGGFTAGGLHCGLKKTSRNDIGAIRCDVPATAAAVYTTNVFQAAPLKVTRESLNNGRLQAVIVNSGNANACTGQQGEEDAYAMRSAAARELAVAEEDVAVASTGVIGELLKMDAVHSGITGLPAHMGKESNEAEQFSQAILTTDLVKKEACVSVLVNGKTVTIAGAAKGSGMIHPNMATMLAFMTSDAVIGAEALQRLLRQATNHTFNMITVDGDTSTNDMLVAMSSGYAGNEELTTDHPDWDAFAAGFTYVCQVLAKAIARDGEGATKLVEVEVTGAVSDESAQAIAKTVIGSSLVKSAMFGADANWGRIIAAVGRAGQPVNPDTVNIRLGEISVLEQSRPVVFDEELALAYLQTDTVRIVVDLHHGEGTATAWGCDLTYDYVRINAAYRT, from the coding sequence ATGGGAACGAATGTGGAGCAACAGAGTTTTACCGTGGTTGAGAACGGAACAATTGTAACCCCTGGGGGATTCACTGCTGGTGGACTTCACTGCGGGTTGAAAAAGACATCCCGGAATGACATCGGAGCGATCCGATGTGATGTACCGGCTACAGCTGCGGCTGTATATACAACGAATGTGTTTCAAGCTGCACCACTTAAAGTAACGCGCGAAAGCTTAAACAATGGACGTCTTCAGGCTGTTATCGTTAACAGCGGTAACGCTAATGCATGCACAGGGCAACAAGGGGAAGAAGATGCTTATGCGATGCGTTCGGCTGCTGCGCGTGAGTTGGCTGTGGCAGAAGAGGACGTGGCGGTGGCTTCCACAGGTGTCATTGGGGAATTGCTCAAAATGGATGCTGTGCATTCAGGCATTACCGGCCTTCCGGCGCATATGGGCAAGGAGTCGAATGAGGCGGAACAATTTTCACAAGCGATTCTGACAACGGATTTGGTGAAAAAGGAAGCCTGTGTCTCCGTTCTGGTTAACGGCAAGACGGTTACGATTGCGGGTGCCGCCAAAGGCTCGGGAATGATTCATCCGAATATGGCGACAATGCTCGCTTTCATGACCTCTGACGCGGTCATTGGTGCAGAAGCGTTGCAGCGCCTGCTGCGCCAGGCAACAAATCATACATTCAACATGATTACCGTCGATGGGGATACAAGTACGAACGACATGCTGGTAGCCATGTCCAGTGGATATGCAGGCAATGAAGAGCTGACCACAGATCATCCGGATTGGGACGCTTTTGCAGCCGGCTTCACCTATGTATGCCAAGTGCTGGCCAAAGCCATTGCTCGCGATGGTGAAGGAGCAACCAAACTGGTTGAGGTAGAAGTGACTGGTGCGGTAAGTGATGAATCCGCGCAAGCCATTGCCAAAACCGTCATCGGGTCCAGTCTGGTCAAATCAGCCATGTTTGGCGCTGACGCTAACTGGGGACGGATTATTGCAGCCGTAGGGCGTGCAGGACAGCCAGTGAACCCGGATACGGTAAATATTCGGTTGGGAGAGATCTCGGTACTTGAACAATCCCGTCCAGTCGTTTTCGACGAAGAATTGGCATTGGCGTATTTACAGACCGATACAGTTCGCATTGTGGTGGATCTGCACCACGGCGAAGGAACAGCAACAGCCTGGGGCTGTGACCTGACGTATGACTACGTCCGAATTAACGCCGCATACCGAACGTAA
- the argC gene encoding N-acetyl-gamma-glutamyl-phosphate reductase gives MNNKLKVAIVGSTGYGGVELIRFFQNHPQVEITSVISSSSSGESIADGFPHLTDVIHRPLDGVDPAEIASRADLVFTATPSGVSAKLVPSLLAAGLKVIDLSGDFRLKDGTVYEEWYKHPAPSSDLLEQAVYGMAEVYGEKVKGQNFISNPGCYPTATLLGLIPAVEAGWIDPSTIIIDAKSGVSGAGRGTSLTNHYAEMNENLKAYKLNKHQHIPEIEQVLGDLTGTPVTVTFTTHLVPMTRGIMSTMYAKLVGEHSDREIVDLYRKYYENRPFVRVREPGIWPSTKEVYGSNYCDIGFAVDPRTGRLTIISVIDNLVKGASGQAIQNMNLMMGWEENLGLNMTPVYP, from the coding sequence GTGAATAACAAATTAAAAGTAGCAATCGTCGGTTCCACCGGCTACGGCGGGGTGGAGCTGATTCGTTTTTTCCAGAACCATCCGCAGGTTGAAATCACATCGGTGATCTCATCATCGAGCAGTGGTGAATCCATCGCAGATGGATTTCCGCATTTGACGGACGTGATTCACAGGCCACTCGACGGTGTAGATCCGGCTGAAATTGCGAGTCGTGCAGATCTGGTATTCACAGCAACCCCGTCCGGCGTAAGTGCAAAGCTCGTACCAAGCTTGCTGGCAGCAGGGCTTAAGGTCATTGATCTGTCTGGCGATTTCAGACTCAAGGATGGAACGGTGTATGAAGAGTGGTACAAACATCCGGCGCCTTCATCTGATTTGCTGGAACAAGCGGTATACGGCATGGCTGAGGTGTACGGTGAAAAGGTGAAGGGACAGAATTTCATATCCAACCCGGGCTGTTATCCAACGGCTACACTTCTTGGACTGATCCCTGCAGTAGAGGCAGGCTGGATTGATCCTTCTACTATTATTATTGATGCCAAATCAGGCGTGTCCGGGGCAGGACGCGGAACAAGTCTGACAAACCATTATGCAGAGATGAATGAAAATCTCAAAGCCTATAAACTGAACAAACACCAACATATTCCCGAGATCGAACAAGTGCTTGGTGATCTAACGGGAACGCCTGTTACGGTTACCTTTACAACACATCTGGTGCCTATGACACGTGGAATCATGAGTACGATGTATGCAAAACTCGTTGGGGAACACAGCGATCGGGAGATCGTAGATTTATACCGCAAATATTATGAGAACAGACCTTTCGTACGTGTACGTGAACCGGGCATCTGGCCTTCTACCAAAGAAGTGTACGGATCCAACTATTGTGATATCGGATTTGCGGTAGATCCTCGCACAGGGCGTTTGACGATTATTTCGGTCATCGACAACCTGGTGAAGGGTGCATCCGGGCAAGCGATTCAAAATATGAACCTGATGATGGGATGGGAGGAGAACCTCGGGCTGAACATGACACCGGTATATCCATAA
- the cls gene encoding cardiolipin synthase translates to MHIESILLIVLLGLNIIFAAAVVFFERKDASASWAWLLVLNFIPVFGFVLYLLTGQNLTRYRLFQWKERKKLGLEERIEAQLTQLHDNRTPFRNQATESSQDMIYMNLKQNGALLTEDNAVEIITDGTDKFQRLLDDIEAAQDHVHVQYYIYRGDRLGKRIRDALIRKAREGIKVRLLYDALGSRRVSKRFFKELREAGGLVEVFFPSKFSLINLRMNYRNHRKIVIIDGNLGYTGGFNVGDEYLGLNSKFGYWRDTHLRIQGNAVHALQTRFLLDWNEASKQHDTPYVPAHFPHIEGTGKIAMQIVSSGPDAETEHIKNSYLKMINGAKQSILIQTPYFIPDASVFEAIRLACLSGIDVRIMIPNKPDHAFVYWATLSYIGELLKVGAKVFIYDNGFIHAKTLIIDSLVASVGTANIDYRSFRLNFEVNAFMYDEAIATALVQTFEHDLHVSREMTLDEYQKRSLIIRFKEAISRLLSPIL, encoded by the coding sequence GTGCATATCGAATCCATTTTACTTATTGTACTCCTGGGCCTGAATATTATTTTTGCGGCAGCAGTCGTTTTCTTCGAACGGAAGGATGCCAGCGCTTCCTGGGCTTGGCTGCTCGTCTTGAACTTTATTCCGGTGTTTGGGTTTGTACTTTATCTTTTAACCGGTCAGAACCTGACCCGATACCGGCTTTTCCAGTGGAAGGAACGCAAGAAGCTCGGGCTAGAGGAACGTATTGAAGCCCAGCTCACACAGTTGCACGACAACCGCACACCTTTCCGCAACCAAGCAACCGAGAGTAGCCAGGACATGATCTATATGAACCTGAAGCAGAACGGCGCTCTGTTAACGGAGGATAATGCGGTTGAGATCATTACAGACGGAACAGACAAGTTCCAACGGCTCTTGGACGACATCGAAGCGGCTCAGGATCACGTGCACGTACAATACTACATTTATAGAGGCGACCGTCTGGGCAAAAGAATTCGGGATGCACTTATCCGCAAAGCGCGGGAAGGCATCAAAGTTCGTCTACTGTATGACGCGCTCGGATCACGGCGGGTTTCCAAACGCTTTTTCAAAGAATTGCGCGAAGCAGGCGGTTTGGTTGAAGTCTTTTTCCCATCCAAATTCAGTCTGATCAACTTGCGTATGAACTACCGGAACCACCGTAAGATTGTCATCATCGATGGTAACTTGGGGTACACAGGCGGGTTTAACGTTGGAGATGAGTATCTCGGCTTGAACTCGAAATTCGGTTACTGGCGTGACACACATCTGCGTATTCAAGGGAACGCCGTTCATGCGCTGCAGACCCGTTTCCTTCTGGATTGGAATGAAGCGTCCAAACAACACGACACACCTTACGTTCCGGCGCATTTCCCTCATATCGAGGGCACAGGAAAGATCGCCATGCAGATTGTCTCCAGTGGACCGGATGCAGAGACTGAACATATCAAGAACAGTTATCTCAAGATGATTAACGGGGCCAAACAATCGATTCTGATTCAAACGCCTTATTTTATCCCGGATGCCAGTGTATTCGAAGCTATTCGTCTCGCGTGTCTGTCCGGCATAGATGTTCGCATCATGATTCCAAATAAACCCGACCACGCCTTTGTATATTGGGCTACGTTATCTTATATTGGTGAGTTGTTGAAGGTGGGCGCCAAAGTATTTATATATGATAATGGCTTCATTCATGCCAAAACACTTATCATTGACAGTTTGGTTGCATCCGTGGGAACCGCCAATATTGACTACCGCAGTTTCCGGTTGAACTTTGAGGTTAATGCCTTTATGTACGATGAAGCGATTGCGACAGCACTTGTACAAACCTTTGAGCATGACCTGCATGTATCGCGGGAAATGACGCTTGATGAATACCAAAAACGAAGTCTGATCATTCGCTTCAAAGAAGCGATTTCCCGTCTGTTATCTCCAATTCTGTAG
- a CDS encoding YitT family protein, whose protein sequence is MQQRSQLHNSRKKRITSLIPLNGPWRNVVDTVSIILGSFLIAVAFNLFLLPNQIASGGVSGLSILGKEWLNWEPAYTQWAINIPLLIAGFLLIGKQYGIRSVLGSIVLPLLVYLTKDWAIPTTNPLLGSLYGGIGVGLGIGIVYRGRGSTGGMSILARIVQKYSGLSYSLCVVIMDATVIIMAAFVLSLEQSLYALIGLYVTGKVIDAVEMGLGFSKVAYIISNQTEAISKVILDDLDRGLTKLEAKGGYTDDQRTVLMVVVGQNEVPRLKALIRSVDPGAFVIISNAHEVLGEGFKRGEHV, encoded by the coding sequence ATGCAACAACGATCACAACTTCACAACAGCCGCAAAAAGAGGATAACTAGCCTCATTCCACTCAATGGTCCATGGAGAAACGTCGTGGACACGGTATCTATCATTTTAGGTTCGTTTTTAATTGCAGTGGCCTTTAATTTATTTTTATTACCGAATCAGATCGCTTCAGGTGGGGTGTCCGGGTTATCGATCCTGGGCAAGGAATGGCTTAATTGGGAACCGGCATATACCCAATGGGCGATTAACATCCCACTTCTAATCGCGGGTTTTCTGCTTATTGGTAAGCAGTATGGTATTCGTTCAGTCCTGGGCAGTATTGTCCTGCCGCTCTTAGTCTATCTCACAAAGGATTGGGCCATCCCAACAACGAATCCACTCCTTGGTTCACTGTATGGTGGGATTGGTGTTGGTTTAGGGATTGGAATTGTATACCGAGGTAGAGGATCAACAGGTGGCATGAGCATTCTTGCCCGAATCGTACAGAAATACAGTGGACTGAGTTATTCTCTGTGTGTCGTAATTATGGATGCTACAGTTATTATTATGGCTGCTTTTGTATTGTCATTGGAGCAATCCCTCTATGCGCTGATTGGGTTGTATGTTACCGGTAAAGTGATCGATGCCGTTGAGATGGGGTTGGGTTTCTCCAAGGTGGCTTATATTATCTCCAACCAGACGGAAGCGATTAGCAAAGTGATTCTGGATGACTTGGATCGCGGATTAACGAAGCTGGAAGCCAAGGGCGGTTACACCGACGATCAACGAACCGTACTGATGGTCGTGGTTGGGCAAAATGAGGTACCAAGACTCAAAGCATTAATCCGGTCTGTGGACCCGGGAGCTTTTGTCATTATCAGTAACGCGCACGAAGTGCTCGGCGAAGGTTTTAAGCGGGGAGAACATGTGTGA
- the prfB gene encoding peptide chain release factor 2 (programmed frameshift), giving the protein MIDPNVKHDLREIGKKLTNLRGSLDLDLKQEMIGNFEVKMSAPDFWDDSDKAQSVIAELNAVKGSVDQYTKLQQDYDDAVMMVELADEEGDEDLAAEIGRSVTAIVSKVAEFELQLLLNQPYDKMDAILELHPGAGGTESQDWGQMLLRMYTRWSEKRGFKVEVLDYLPGDEAGIKSVTLSIKGHNAYGYLKAEKGVHRLVRISPFDSSGRRHTSFVSCDVVPEIDDTIELDIRTEDLKIDTYRASGAGGQHINTTDSAVRITHLPTGVVVTCQNERSQIKNRERAMKMLRSKLYERKIEEQKQQLDEIRGDQSDISWGSQIRSYVFHPYSMVKDHRTSVETGNTGAVMDGDLDAFIDGYLRSQIKVETD; this is encoded by the exons ATGATCGATCCAAATGTGAAGCATGACCTGCGTGAAATAGGCAAAAAACTAACAAACCTTAGGGGGTCTCTT GACTTAGATCTGAAGCAAGAGATGATCGGCAACTTCGAAGTGAAGATGTCTGCCCCCGATTTCTGGGACGATAGTGACAAGGCGCAATCCGTAATTGCTGAGCTAAATGCGGTGAAGGGTTCTGTGGATCAATACACCAAACTCCAACAGGATTATGATGATGCGGTGATGATGGTAGAACTGGCTGACGAGGAAGGCGACGAAGACCTCGCTGCAGAGATCGGTAGAAGCGTCACAGCGATCGTGAGCAAGGTGGCAGAGTTCGAACTTCAACTTCTCCTGAACCAGCCGTATGATAAGATGGATGCCATTCTAGAGCTTCATCCGGGGGCAGGTGGTACCGAGTCACAGGACTGGGGACAGATGTTGCTCCGGATGTACACACGTTGGTCTGAGAAGCGGGGCTTCAAGGTTGAGGTATTGGATTATCTGCCAGGTGATGAGGCGGGGATCAAGAGTGTTACGTTGTCGATCAAGGGGCACAATGCTTATGGTTATCTGAAAGCCGAGAAGGGTGTACACCGACTGGTGCGAATCTCTCCTTTTGACTCCTCGGGCCGTAGGCATACTTCCTTCGTATCATGTGATGTGGTTCCTGAGATTGATGATACGATTGAATTGGACATTCGAACAGAGGATCTCAAGATTGATACCTACCGTGCGAGTGGCGCGGGTGGACAGCATATCAATACCACCGACTCAGCCGTGCGGATTACCCACCTTCCAACAGGTGTAGTTGTAACGTGTCAGAATGAACGTTCACAGATCAAGAACCGTGAGCGGGCGATGAAGATGCTTCGTTCGAAATTGTATGAGCGTAAAATTGAAGAGCAAAAACAACAGCTGGATGAAATCCGAGGAGATCAGTCGGATATTTCATGGGGTAGCCAGATTCGCTCCTATGTGTTCCATCCCTATAGTATGGTAAAGGATCACCGTACAAGCGTAGAGACTGGAAATACAGGGGCAGTAATGGACGGCGACCTCGATGCATTCATCGATGGTTATTTGCGTAGCCAGATTAAAGTAGAAACCGATTAA